Proteins from one Desulfocurvus vexinensis DSM 17965 genomic window:
- a CDS encoding GPW/gp25 family protein — protein sequence MSANAGTALSGRDHLAQSVCDILSTPIGSRVMRRNYGSNLPDLIDAPMTPDLMVEIYSETAVALDQWEPRFKLSRVGVAEANAGHLVLDLEGEYLPDGSSVTLEGIVV from the coding sequence ATGAGTGCCAATGCGGGTACTGCCCTGTCCGGTCGCGACCATCTGGCGCAGTCCGTGTGCGACATTCTGTCTACGCCCATCGGTTCCCGGGTCATGCGCCGCAATTACGGATCCAACTTGCCCGATCTTATCGACGCCCCAATGACACCGGACCTGATGGTGGAGATCTACTCCGAGACCGCCGTGGCCCTGGATCAATGGGAGCCCCGTTTCAAGCTGTCGCGAGTCGGCGTGGCCGAGGCCAATGCCGGGCACCTGGTTCTGGATTTGGAGGGCGAATACCTTCCGGATGGCTCTTCCGTGACCCTGGAGGGCATCGTCGTATGA